The following proteins are encoded in a genomic region of Primulina huaijiensis isolate GDHJ02 chromosome 3, ASM1229523v2, whole genome shotgun sequence:
- the LOC140972006 gene encoding putative recombination initiation defects 3, whose amino-acid sequence MKMKINKACDLSSISVFPPQSRRSIAVHNGSESSSIFVRNRATADLRPQQSQQSLSQGISSQHGLFSQFSQNSQDEILTSEKIGSQERENSLKRTSCLPPINCTREETQMMMIPKTSSTLIRKWTGQDYKCQISEELEHRIGMVETSLSRLGMILDSVQSDIMQGNKGTKEVALEMEGVRQKLIALDDSMLSMSKGQEDIKTRLDLGLTSVSDRIKQSKSNQENYREIFSMLSSLSEKIDTRMTKLQHNLFKNFSKDMQAIACNMKKFIQLQETPPIHGREAAKVCGTMQEVFFPTNETTHVKAQQAYLVPKDEMGRWTSVKPKQTTFEVGNCNNIINQEREWRVLIESDEELDGGFSCLLKEKGRDNEEYSSEAVEEETARILRNARKRKRKHSNTIVIN is encoded by the exons atgaagatgaagatcaACAAAGCCTGCGATTTGAGCTCCATATCCGTTTTTCCCCCTCAATCTAG GAGATCAATTGCAGTACACAACGGATCAGAGTCTTCCTCGATCTTTGTGAGAAATCGAGCCACAGCAGATCTGCGACCACAACAGTCACAACAGTCGTTATCACAGGGGATTTCATCTCAGCATGGTCTCTTTTCTCAGTTTTCACAAAATTCTCAGGATGAGATCCTCACCAGCGAG AAAATAGGATCTCAAGAAAGAGAGAATTCATTGAAGAGGACATCTTGCTTGCCTCCAATCAATTGCACGCGAGAAGAGACACAGATGATGATGATACCTAAAACTTCCAGCACTTTAATACGCAAGTGGACTGGCCAAGATTACAAAT GCCAAATCAGTGAAGAGCTTGAACACAGAATTGGAATGGTAGAAACTTCACTTAGCAGGCTTGGAATGATCTTGGACTCGGTTCAGAGTGACATCATGCAAGGGAACAAGGGTACAAAAGAAGTAGCATTAGAGA TGGAAGGCGTGAGGCAGAAGTTAATCGCTCTCGATGATTCAATGCTGTCAATG AGCAAAGGACAAGAAGATATAAAAACTCGACTTGACTTGGGTTTGACATCCGTGTCTGATCGAATCAAGCAGAGTAAAAGCAACCAAGAGAATTACAGGGAAATATTTTCAATGCTTTCATCTCTATCGGAGAAAATTGACACTCGAATGACAAAGCTGCAGCACAACCTCTTCAAGAATTTCAGCAAAGATATGCAG GCAATTGCTTGTAACATGAAGAAGTTTATACAATTACAAGAAACTCCTCCCATTCACGGACGTGAG GCTGCCAAAGTCTGTGGCACCATGCAGGAAGTGTTTTTCCCTACCAA TGAAACAACGCATGTGAAAGCACAGCAAGCTTATTTAGTCCCGAAGGATGAAATGGGCAGATGGACGTCAGTAAAACCCAAGCAAACAACTTTTGAAGTTGGAAATTGTAACAATATCATTAACCAG GAACGGGAATGGAGAGTTTTGATTGAATCGGATGAGGAGCTTGATGGAGGTTTCTCCTGCTTGCTTAAAGAAAAGGGGAGAG ATAATGAGGAATATTCGTCCGAGGCGGTGGAGGAGGAGACTGCACGGATACTTAGGAATGCCAGAAAAAGAAAGAGGAAACACAGCAATACCATCGTTATAAACTGA
- the LOC140972731 gene encoding zinc finger CCCH domain-containing protein 12-like, whose protein sequence is MDYRRESGFSGGNIVQILTGNSGNGVDENWSPGSTDHAIWATEDEYGMWNGEASMDMNTNLNYEGRSSQSRSGSEPPSKRSRSSQSVDVTASNRSRAIGKMFYKTKLCCKFRAGTCPYITNCNFAHSIEELRKPPPNWQEIVAGNDDERPMLSEPREEFQIPIFGVSDDAQRSYKGRHCKKFYTEEGCPYGENCTFLHDEQSKSRESVAISLGPGSGGGGYGGNGSGSNLKPSNWKTRICNKWELTGYCPFGSKCHFAHGAAELHRYGGGASDAEAVDSSTPDAKHGTVSPKTSVDAVVATVPSVPHSDVYHVGVPSQRLPTVIQKTGHRPTQKWKGPDKISKIYGDWIDDL, encoded by the exons ATGGATTATCGCCGAGAAAGTGGATTTTCTGGTGGAAATATTGTGCAAATACTAACCGGAAACTCCGGAAATGGTGTTGATGAGAATTGGAGTCCTGGGTCCACTGATCATGCTATTTGGGCAACTGAAGATGAGTATGGGATGTGGAATGGAGAAGCCTCCATGGACATGAATACAAATTTGAATTATGAGGGGAGGTCATCCCAATCTCGATCCGGAAGTGAACCTCCAAGTAAAAGATCTAGGAGTTCCCAATCAGTGGATGTGACAGCTTCTAACCGGTCCAGAGCCATTGGAAAGATGTTCTATAAAACCAAACTATGTTGCAAATTTAGAGCTGGCACTTGTCCATATATCACCAACTGCAATTTTGCCCATAGCATTGAAGAACTTAGGAAACCTCCCCCGAATTGGCAAGAAATCGTGGCTGGCAATGATGATGAGCGGCCCATGTTGTCGGAGCCGAGGGAGGAATTTCAGATACCAATATTTGGGGTTAGTGACGATGCACAGAGGTCTTATAAAGGGAGACATTGCAAAAAATTTTATACCGAGGAAGGATGTCCATATGGTGAGAACTGTACTTTCCTTCATGACGAGCAATCAAAATCCCGTGAAAGTGTTGCGATAAGTTTGGGCCCAGGAAGTGGTGGTGGTGGATATGGTGGAAATGGAAGTGGATCAAACTTGAAGCCTTCCAATTGGAAAACGAGGATTTGTAACAAGTGGGAACTAACCGGGTATTGCCCCTTTGGTAGCAAGTGTCATTTTGCTCATGGAGCTGCAG AACTGCATCGTTATGGTGGAGGGGCATCAGATGCAGAAGCCGTGGATTCTTCTACTCCTGATGCCAAGCATGGAACAGTCTCTCCTAAAACTTCAGTTGATGCTGTTGTTGCGACCGTCCCTTCTGTTCCTCATTCGGACGTGTATCATGTTGGAGTTCCATCACAAAGGTTGCCTACTGTGATACAGAAGACTGGGCACAGACCAACTCAGAAATGGAAAGGTCCAGATAAAATTAGCAAAATCTATGGTGATTGGATTGATGACCTCTGA
- the LOC140972732 gene encoding uncharacterized protein translates to MFVSRFYRLGSYAVQRLVKVPVFRRPSVLPAIHHRYLQTQCGIGYQRDELFSTAAAKINSDEGNETEQKINVTFVDKDGEEVNIKVPVGMSMLEAAHENDLDLEGACEASLACSTCHVIVMDMSQYNKIPDPTDEENDMLDLAFGLTETSRLGCQIIAAPELDGIRLAIPSATRNFAVDGYKPKPH, encoded by the exons ATGTTCGTTTCCAGGTTTTATAGGCTTGGATCCTATGCAGTCCAGAGACTGGTAAAAG TTCCAGTTTTTAGAAGGCCTTCAGTTCTGCCTGCGATTCATCATCGATATTTACAAACCCAG TGTGGGATTGGGTACCAGAGAGATGAATTATTTAGCACGGCAGCAGCTAAAATAAACTCCGATGAAGGAAATGAAACAGAGCAGAA GATAAACGTAACATTTGTTGACAAGGATGGAGAAGAGGTAAATATTAAGGTCCCGGTTGGAATGTCGATGCTGGAAGCTGCTCATGAGAATGATTTAGATCTTGAAG GTGCATGTGAAGCATCACTTGCCTGTTCCACTTGTCATGTGATTGTGATG GACATGAGCCAGTACAACAAAATACCTGATCCTACAGATGAGGAAAATGACATGCTAGATCTCGCCTTTGGCCTCACTGAAAC GTCTCGTTTGGGTTGCCAGATAATTGCTGCGCCGGAATTGGATGGAATTCGCTTAGCCATTCCTTCTGCCACTCGAAACTTTGCTGTTGATGGgtataaaccaaaaccacaTTAA
- the LOC140972735 gene encoding uncharacterized protein, whose translation MKNRSVLINLLFGFLILKTYQTRGIDWFAEASKRRIHIDDNLDDVVDDEEDEAWREWGKNKQPEFDPPPTDFTGMGLQEMQEELMKRQLGPVFGFVKLVPGTRRTPEMVSDVAMKWTNVARTGAIEATFTGVDLSTIMFTMQKGQDSLELKEFILSQSDAYEIKIGDQLFRRPGDRPFEEVFEKIQTEKDERHHEL comes from the exons ATGAAGAACCGAAGCGTTCTCATTAATCTCCTCTTCGGTTTCCTCATACTTAAAACCTACCAAACTCGCGGAATTGACTGGTTTGCGGAGGCATCGAAGCGGAGAATCCACATAGATGACAATTTAGACGACGTCGTTGACGACGAGGAGGATGAAGCTTGGCGTGAATGGGGCAAGAACAAGCAACCCGAATTCGACCCGCCGCCTACGGATTTTACCGGGATGGGTCTTCAAGAAATGCAGGAAGAATTGATGAAGCGCCAGCTCGGACCCGTTTTCGGGTTCGTCAAACTCGTGCCGGGAACTCGCCGGACTCCG GAAATGGTGTCTGACGTCGCCATGAAATGGACAAATGTCGCAAGAACAGGTGCAATTGAGGCAACATTCACGGGTGTAGATTTGAGTACCATCATGTTCACCATGCAAAAGGGTCAAGATTCGCTGGAG TTAAAAGAATTCATACTGAGTCAATCGGATGCATACGAGATTAAGATAGGGGATCAACTTTTCAGAAGACCTGGAGATCGTCCCTTCGAAGAGGTTTTTGAGAAGATCCAGACCGAGAAGGATGAAAGGCACCACGAACTTTAA